A region from the Nocardioides exalbidus genome encodes:
- a CDS encoding sensor histidine kinase: MSDLAEIWAVAICSGLVVGLLGLLVGWALRHRSLRWQLALVAVVTTLTVLLGVQAISRRMLISSHDRSVVLIVTSAAAVVSLVAAMVLSTALVRWSRSLREDVRRVGAGGEVAAGRRGPAEFQELSAELSAAHARLADAREREQRLEESRRELVSWVSHDLRTPLAGIRVMAEALEDSIATDPARYHRQIRGEVDRMVTMVDDLFELSRIHAGQLVVEPQPVVLGDLVSEAIAAADPVARARRVHLGGEVTHGLQVAADPAGLSRVLANLIVNGIRHTPADGTVHVTAAPVDGGVELVVTDGCAGIPDESRERIFDVGYRGTTARTPESPMHDVHTSRAGLGLAIVKGIVEAHHGMVDVENVGSADAPAPGCRFRVVLPTG, encoded by the coding sequence ATGAGCGACCTGGCCGAGATCTGGGCCGTGGCGATCTGCAGCGGCCTCGTCGTCGGCCTGCTCGGCCTGCTGGTCGGCTGGGCACTGCGTCATCGGTCCCTGCGCTGGCAGCTCGCGCTCGTCGCCGTGGTCACCACGCTGACCGTCCTCCTCGGCGTGCAGGCGATCTCGCGGCGGATGCTGATCTCCTCGCACGACCGCTCCGTGGTGCTGATCGTCACCAGTGCCGCTGCCGTGGTCTCGCTCGTCGCCGCGATGGTCCTCTCCACGGCGCTGGTGCGGTGGTCACGGTCGCTGCGGGAGGACGTACGCCGCGTGGGCGCAGGTGGCGAGGTCGCCGCCGGGCGACGGGGCCCGGCCGAGTTCCAGGAGCTGTCCGCGGAGCTGTCGGCGGCGCACGCGAGGCTGGCCGACGCGCGTGAGCGCGAGCAGCGGCTGGAGGAGTCCCGACGCGAGCTGGTGTCGTGGGTCTCCCACGACCTCCGCACGCCGCTTGCCGGGATCCGGGTGATGGCCGAGGCGCTGGAGGACTCGATCGCCACCGACCCGGCTCGCTACCACCGGCAGATCCGCGGCGAGGTCGACCGGATGGTGACCATGGTCGACGACCTGTTCGAGCTCTCCCGCATCCATGCCGGCCAGCTCGTCGTCGAGCCGCAGCCGGTGGTGCTCGGCGACCTCGTCAGCGAGGCCATCGCGGCCGCCGACCCCGTCGCCCGCGCCCGGCGCGTGCACCTCGGGGGCGAGGTCACCCACGGCCTGCAGGTCGCCGCCGACCCTGCCGGGCTCTCCCGGGTGCTGGCCAACCTCATCGTCAACGGCATCCGCCACACCCCGGCCGACGGCACCGTGCACGTCACCGCCGCGCCGGTGGACGGTGGGGTCGAGCTCGTGGTCACCGACGGGTGCGCAGGCATCCCCGACGAGTCACGCGAGCGGATCTTCGACGTCGGCTACAGGGGTACCACCGCGCGGACACCCGAGAGCCCGATGCACGACGTGCACACGTCGCGGGCCGGGCTGGGGCTCGCCATCGTCAAGGGCATCGTCGAGGCGCACCACGGCATGGTCGACGTGGAGAACGTCGGCAGCGCGGACGCTCCGGCTCCCGGCTGCCGCTTCCGCGTGGTGCTCCCCACCGGCTGA
- a CDS encoding molybdopterin-dependent oxidoreductase, with amino-acid sequence MRTPLAPPTPEQFASRLRSPAVAARVGVWLGVSFGICFVTGLVSHYAQLPTQPVPFPTSPSWGYRVTQGLHVTSGVAAIPLLLVKLWSVLPKFFERLPLRDHRRLLLAVLERASIGVLVASAIFQLATGLLNAAQWYPWTTFSFRTTHFAIAWVAIGALVVHIAVKLPIIRDVLTSDIEATAHDRATATAPGALSRRGLVRTTFIAAGVAVLATAGGTVPWLRKVSVFATRTGEGPGGVPINKSARAAGVEESAMSDDWRLEVLVDGVVATSLRYDDLRAMPQHTADLPIACVEGWSAQGSWSGVRLADLLDAAGAPADRDVTVTSLQESGPYRVTTLPAGFAADPRTLLALDLSGEQLALDHGYPCRLIAPNRPGVLQTKWVTRLEVGT; translated from the coding sequence ATGAGGACGCCCCTGGCTCCTCCCACGCCCGAGCAGTTCGCCTCGCGGCTCCGCAGCCCGGCCGTCGCCGCCCGCGTCGGCGTGTGGCTCGGCGTCTCGTTCGGCATCTGCTTCGTCACCGGCCTGGTCAGCCACTACGCGCAGCTGCCCACGCAGCCGGTCCCCTTCCCGACCAGCCCGAGCTGGGGCTACCGGGTGACCCAGGGCCTGCACGTGACCTCCGGGGTCGCCGCCATCCCGCTGCTGCTCGTGAAGCTCTGGTCGGTGCTGCCGAAGTTCTTCGAGCGCCTGCCGCTGCGCGACCACCGCCGCCTGCTGCTCGCGGTGCTCGAGCGCGCCTCGATCGGCGTGCTCGTGGCGTCGGCGATCTTCCAGCTCGCGACCGGGCTGCTCAACGCGGCCCAGTGGTACCCCTGGACGACCTTCTCCTTCCGCACCACCCACTTCGCCATCGCCTGGGTCGCCATCGGCGCGCTCGTCGTGCACATCGCGGTGAAGCTGCCGATCATCCGCGACGTGCTGACCAGCGACATCGAGGCGACCGCCCACGACCGCGCGACGGCGACCGCCCCGGGAGCGCTCTCGCGCCGCGGCCTGGTCCGGACGACCTTCATCGCCGCGGGCGTGGCCGTGCTCGCCACTGCCGGCGGCACCGTTCCCTGGCTCCGGAAGGTGTCGGTCTTCGCCACCCGCACCGGCGAGGGGCCGGGTGGCGTCCCGATCAACAAGTCCGCACGAGCAGCCGGGGTCGAGGAGTCGGCGATGTCGGACGACTGGCGGCTCGAGGTGCTCGTCGACGGGGTGGTCGCCACCTCGCTCCGGTACGACGACCTCCGCGCGATGCCGCAGCACACGGCCGACCTGCCGATCGCGTGCGTCGAGGGGTGGAGCGCCCAGGGCAGCTGGTCCGGCGTCCGGCTCGCCGACCTGCTCGACGCCGCCGGCGCACCTGCGGACCGCGACGTCACGGTGACCTCCCTCCAGGAGTCGGGGCCCTACCGGGTCACGACGCTGCCGGCGGGCTTCGCCGCCGACCCGCGCACGCTGCTGGCGCTCGACCTCTCCGGTGAGCAGCTGGCGCTCGACCACGGCTACCCGTGCCGGCTCATCGCACCGAACCGACCGGGCGTGCTGCAGACCAAGTGGGTCACCCGGCTGGAGGTGGGCACGTGA
- a CDS encoding response regulator transcription factor has translation MARVLVVDDDATVREVVVDYLRNAGHQVHEAVDGAGALDAVHRLETDLVVLDVMMPGLDGLEVCRRLRRHSDVPIVLLTALGGEQDRVVGLEIGADDYVTKPFSPRELVLRVDSILRRSAGSADASVPSVVVDGDLMIDRARRVVTRAGREAALTVREFDLLAHFASRPGVAFSRDDLLQQVWGWSFGDQSTVTVHVRRLREKVEADPTTPTRLLTVWGVGYRWEPQPPHDQEASR, from the coding sequence ATGGCCCGTGTGCTCGTCGTCGACGACGACGCGACCGTGCGCGAGGTGGTCGTGGACTACCTCCGCAACGCCGGTCACCAGGTGCACGAGGCCGTCGACGGCGCGGGGGCGCTCGACGCCGTGCACCGGCTGGAGACCGACCTGGTCGTCCTCGACGTGATGATGCCCGGCCTCGACGGGCTGGAGGTGTGCCGTCGGCTGCGGCGGCACAGCGACGTACCGATCGTGCTGCTCACGGCGCTCGGCGGCGAGCAGGACCGGGTGGTCGGCCTGGAGATCGGCGCGGACGACTACGTCACCAAGCCGTTCAGCCCCCGCGAGCTCGTGCTGCGCGTCGATTCCATCCTGCGCCGCTCGGCGGGCTCGGCCGACGCCTCCGTGCCGTCCGTCGTGGTGGACGGCGACCTCATGATCGACCGCGCCCGACGGGTGGTGACCCGCGCCGGGCGCGAGGCCGCCCTGACCGTCCGCGAGTTCGACCTGCTGGCCCACTTCGCCTCCCGGCCGGGGGTCGCCTTCTCCCGCGACGACCTGCTGCAGCAGGTCTGGGGCTGGTCGTTCGGGGACCAGTCGACGGTCACCGTCCACGTCCGCCGGCTGCGCGAGAAGGTGGAGGCCGATCCCACGACCCCGACCCGGCTGCTCACCGTGTGGGGCGTCGGCTACCGCTGGGAGCCCCAGCCACCGCACGACCAGGAGGCGAGCCGATGA
- the nhaA gene encoding Na+/H+ antiporter NhaA, which yields MASRPGSPDPRKLDELWETGPVYSASDKPLARLVARPVREFLRVEAAGSLLLLLAAAVALVWANSPWASSYDSLWHTHLVLDLGPLHLDESLQHWVNDALMVVFFFVVGLEIKYELVNGDLRDPKTAALPIVAAVGGMVVPAGIYLALNLPGSDGNAGWGIPMATDIAFAVGVLGILGRRIPSAARLFLLTLAIVDDIGAILVIAVFYTADLSLGWLAIAVGLLAVMVLARLLRVWSTVVYVVLGVGVWFALLESGVHATLAGVAIGLLAPATPLLKEDVARGYAREALKDNQLDADELHRLRFLLRESVSVVERLQSSLHPLSAYVVLPVFALANAGVELGAIGKVFTEPVGLGIVLGLVLGKPVGIFLASFVAVRLGLGRLPDGTSWPMLLGLGAVGGIGFTVSIFIAGLSFPGADLLTEEAKIAILLASLLAAVVGVVLLLLTAGGTSSEEEPVEPADA from the coding sequence ATGGCCTCACGTCCCGGCAGCCCCGACCCCCGCAAGCTCGACGAGCTCTGGGAGACCGGTCCCGTCTACAGCGCGAGCGACAAGCCGCTGGCCCGCCTCGTGGCACGGCCGGTGCGCGAGTTCCTCCGGGTCGAGGCCGCCGGCTCGCTGCTCCTGCTCCTCGCGGCGGCGGTCGCACTCGTGTGGGCCAACAGCCCGTGGGCGTCGTCGTACGACTCCCTCTGGCACACGCACCTGGTGCTCGACCTCGGCCCGCTCCACCTCGACGAGTCGCTCCAGCACTGGGTCAACGACGCGCTGATGGTGGTCTTCTTCTTCGTGGTCGGGCTGGAGATCAAGTACGAGCTGGTCAACGGGGACCTGCGTGACCCGAAGACGGCCGCCCTGCCGATCGTCGCCGCGGTGGGCGGGATGGTCGTGCCCGCCGGCATCTACCTCGCGCTCAACCTGCCGGGCAGCGACGGCAACGCCGGCTGGGGGATCCCGATGGCCACCGACATCGCCTTCGCGGTCGGCGTGCTCGGCATCCTCGGCCGACGGATCCCGTCGGCCGCACGGCTCTTCCTGCTGACTCTGGCGATCGTCGACGACATCGGCGCGATCCTGGTGATCGCGGTCTTCTACACCGCCGACCTCTCGCTCGGCTGGCTCGCGATCGCGGTCGGGCTGCTCGCCGTCATGGTGCTCGCCCGCCTGCTGCGGGTCTGGTCGACGGTGGTCTACGTCGTCCTCGGCGTCGGCGTGTGGTTCGCCCTGCTCGAGTCGGGCGTGCACGCCACGCTGGCCGGCGTCGCGATCGGCCTCCTGGCGCCGGCGACCCCGCTGCTCAAGGAGGACGTCGCCCGCGGCTACGCCCGCGAGGCCCTGAAGGACAACCAGCTCGACGCCGACGAGCTCCACCGGTTGCGCTTCCTGCTGCGCGAGTCGGTGTCCGTCGTCGAGCGTCTGCAGAGCAGCCTGCACCCGCTGTCGGCGTACGTCGTACTCCCCGTCTTCGCGCTCGCCAACGCCGGCGTCGAGCTCGGTGCGATCGGCAAGGTCTTCACCGAACCGGTTGGGCTCGGCATCGTGCTGGGGCTGGTGCTCGGCAAGCCGGTCGGCATCTTCCTGGCGTCGTTCGTGGCCGTACGACTCGGGCTGGGCCGGCTGCCCGACGGGACCTCGTGGCCGATGCTGCTCGGCCTCGGCGCCGTCGGCGGCATCGGCTTCACCGTCTCGATCTTCATCGCCGGACTGTCCTTCCCCGGCGCCGACCTGCTGACGGAGGAGGCGAAGATCGCGATCCTGCTGGCCTCGCTGCTCGCGGCCGTGGTGGGCGTCGTGCTCCTGCTGCTGACCGCCGGCGGCACCTCGTCCGAGGAGGAGCCGGTGGAGCCGGCCGACGCGTGA
- a CDS encoding VOC family protein — MALVTSTGFAHVRLTVTDIARSKDFYDRLFGWPTAVDNSARVDEPGVRDSAEEFFGGTVYQTPQGTLFGLRPVGAEGFDPDATGLDHVSFAVDSRADLEAAVTALGEAGIEHGEIIDLTDAGMAILSFQDPDDINVELTAPLG; from the coding sequence ATGGCACTCGTCACCAGCACCGGCTTCGCCCACGTCCGACTCACCGTCACCGACATCGCGCGCTCGAAGGACTTCTACGACCGGCTGTTCGGGTGGCCGACCGCGGTCGACAACTCGGCCCGCGTCGACGAGCCCGGCGTGCGCGACTCCGCCGAGGAGTTCTTCGGCGGCACGGTCTACCAGACCCCGCAGGGCACGCTGTTCGGCCTGCGGCCGGTCGGCGCGGAGGGTTTCGACCCCGATGCCACCGGTCTCGACCACGTGAGCTTCGCCGTCGACTCCCGGGCCGACCTCGAGGCGGCTGTCACCGCGCTCGGCGAGGCCGGCATCGAGCACGGCGAGATCATCGACCTCACCGATGCCGGGATGGCGATCCTGTCCTTCCAGGACCCCGACGACATCAACGTCGAGCTGACCGCACCGCTCGGCTGA
- a CDS encoding S-methyl-5'-thioadenosine phosphorylase — translation MSATPRVDVAVIGGSGFYSFLPDATEHEVATPYGDPSAPIAIGEVAGRSVAFVPRHGKHHEAPPHGINYRANAWALRSLGVRQVIAPCAVGGLRDTVAPGDLVVPDQLVDRTYRRIGSFVESGAVHLPFADPYCPGVSAALVGADPDVRGGGTMVVVEGPRFSTRAESRHYADQGWDLINMTGAPEAALAREMGQCYASLALVTDMDAGAESGEGVGQEEVFALFRANLERLTGLLTSAVAALPDPDGCACGSWWDGGELTYEVPGVEAGR, via the coding sequence ATGAGCGCCACCCCCCGCGTCGACGTCGCCGTGATCGGCGGATCCGGCTTCTACTCGTTCCTGCCCGACGCGACCGAGCACGAGGTCGCGACGCCGTACGGCGACCCGTCGGCGCCGATCGCGATCGGCGAGGTGGCGGGCCGCTCGGTCGCCTTCGTTCCCCGCCACGGCAAGCACCACGAGGCGCCGCCCCACGGCATCAACTACCGCGCGAACGCCTGGGCGCTCCGCTCCCTCGGCGTGCGCCAGGTGATCGCCCCCTGCGCGGTCGGCGGCCTCCGCGACACCGTCGCCCCGGGTGACCTCGTCGTCCCGGACCAGCTCGTCGACCGCACGTACCGCCGGATCGGCTCCTTCGTCGAGTCGGGCGCGGTCCACCTCCCCTTCGCCGATCCCTACTGCCCGGGCGTCTCGGCCGCGCTGGTCGGCGCCGATCCCGACGTGCGGGGCGGCGGCACGATGGTCGTCGTCGAGGGCCCGCGGTTCTCCACCCGCGCCGAGTCGCGCCACTACGCCGACCAGGGCTGGGACCTGATCAACATGACCGGCGCCCCCGAGGCCGCGCTCGCCCGCGAGATGGGCCAGTGCTACGCCTCCCTCGCGCTCGTCACCGACATGGACGCCGGCGCCGAGTCCGGCGAGGGCGTCGGCCAGGAGGAGGTCTTCGCGCTCTTCCGGGCGAACCTCGAGCGCCTCACCGGGCTCCTCACCTCGGCGGTCGCCGCGCTCCCCGACCCGGACGGCTGCGCCTGCGGCTCCTGGTGGGACGGCGGCGAGCTGACCTACGAGGTGCCCGGCGTCGAGGCCGGCCGATGA
- a CDS encoding NAD-dependent epimerase/dehydratase family protein, protein MRVLLTGAAGFIGTAIGRRLAEAGHEVVGVDLMLASAHGSSTPPDGVHQLDVRDAGSPEWADLLGGVDAVCHQAALVGAGVRVGDLPAYASHNDVGTTALLAAMHDAGVDRLVLASSMVVYGEGRYACPEHGVQEPPPRSVAALEGGDFENHCPLCDRALGWSLVPEDARLDPRSSYAASKLAQEHYTSSWVRQAGAGAVALRYHNVYGPGMPRDTPYSGVAAMFRSSLERGERPQVYEDGGQVRDFVHVDDVARANVLALEQVVAEDVPRYAAYNVCSGTPVTILDVARQVGAGTGSGIEPEVTGQFRPGDVRHVVASPERARADLGFTASVEPTTGLADFATAPLRT, encoded by the coding sequence ATGAGGGTCCTGCTCACCGGCGCCGCCGGGTTCATCGGCACCGCGATCGGACGTCGGCTCGCCGAGGCCGGGCACGAGGTCGTCGGCGTCGACCTGATGCTCGCCTCCGCCCACGGCAGCAGCACGCCGCCCGACGGCGTCCACCAGCTCGACGTACGCGATGCCGGCTCGCCCGAGTGGGCCGACCTGCTGGGCGGCGTCGACGCCGTGTGCCACCAGGCCGCGCTCGTCGGCGCGGGCGTCCGCGTCGGGGACCTGCCGGCGTACGCCTCCCACAACGACGTCGGTACGACGGCGCTGCTGGCCGCGATGCATGACGCGGGCGTCGACCGGCTGGTGCTCGCCTCGTCGATGGTCGTCTACGGCGAGGGCCGCTACGCCTGCCCCGAGCACGGCGTCCAGGAACCGCCGCCGCGATCGGTCGCCGCGCTCGAGGGGGGCGACTTCGAGAACCACTGCCCGCTCTGCGACCGCGCGCTCGGCTGGTCGCTGGTCCCGGAGGACGCGCGGCTCGACCCGCGCAGCAGCTATGCCGCGAGCAAGCTCGCGCAGGAGCACTACACGTCGTCGTGGGTGCGCCAGGCCGGCGCGGGCGCCGTGGCGCTGCGCTACCACAACGTCTACGGGCCGGGGATGCCGCGCGACACCCCCTACTCGGGCGTCGCGGCGATGTTCCGCTCGTCGCTCGAGCGTGGCGAGCGTCCGCAGGTCTACGAGGACGGCGGCCAGGTGCGCGACTTCGTCCACGTCGACGACGTCGCCCGCGCCAACGTGCTCGCCCTCGAGCAGGTGGTGGCCGAGGACGTCCCGCGCTATGCGGCCTACAACGTCTGCTCCGGCACACCGGTCACGATCCTCGACGTCGCCCGGCAGGTCGGCGCCGGCACCGGCAGCGGGATCGAGCCCGAGGTCACCGGCCAGTTCCGGCCGGGCGACGTGAGGCACGTGGTCGCATCGCCGGAGCGGGCACGCGCGGACCTCGGCTTCACCGCCTCGGTCGAGCCCACCACCGGCCTGGCCGACTTCGCGACGGCGCCGCTGCGCACCTGA
- a CDS encoding TIGR04282 family arsenosugar biosynthesis glycosyltransferase codes for MKVLLVAKAPVAGQVKTRLGAEVGAGRAAELAAAALLDTIEACREAGMEGHLSLSGDLAGAVRGEALAAALDGWTITAQRGDSFAERLVHAHDDAGHGVVVQIGMDTPHVTAEALTAAAAGLADHDAVLGPADDGGWWALARRDPDVVRHVAEVEMSTADTYADTRRALERAGCRVGSTGAMTDVDTVEDADRVAELAPHTRFARLWRSTARGGTL; via the coding sequence ATGAAGGTGCTGCTCGTCGCCAAGGCGCCCGTCGCCGGCCAGGTGAAGACCCGGCTGGGCGCGGAGGTCGGGGCAGGGAGGGCCGCCGAGCTCGCCGCGGCTGCCCTCCTCGACACGATCGAGGCCTGTCGCGAGGCCGGCATGGAGGGCCACCTGAGCCTGTCGGGCGACCTCGCCGGTGCCGTCCGGGGCGAGGCCCTCGCGGCGGCCCTCGACGGCTGGACCATCACCGCCCAGCGAGGAGACAGCTTCGCCGAGCGCCTGGTGCACGCCCACGACGACGCCGGTCACGGCGTCGTGGTCCAGATCGGGATGGACACCCCGCACGTCACCGCCGAGGCGCTGACCGCTGCCGCCGCCGGGCTCGCCGACCACGACGCGGTGCTGGGCCCGGCCGACGACGGCGGCTGGTGGGCGCTGGCGCGCCGCGACCCCGACGTCGTACGACACGTGGCGGAGGTCGAGATGTCGACCGCGGACACCTACGCCGACACCCGGCGCGCGCTCGAGCGAGCCGGCTGCCGGGTCGGCAGCACCGGCGCCATGACCGACGTCGACACCGTCGAGGACGCCGACCGTGTGGCCGAGCTCGCCCCGCACACCCGATTCGCGCGCCTCTGGCGCAGCACCGCCCGAGGAGGCACCCTGTGA
- the acs gene encoding acetate--CoA ligase has product MHEDRRFEPPAGLAADANVKEEAYARADSDREAFWASAAERLDWGQKWDQVLDWSNPPFAKWFVGGTINASVNCVDRHVDAGNGDKVALHWIGEPEDDTRDITYAQLKDEVSKAANALTGLGVQKGDRVAIYMPMIPEVVVAMLACARIGAPHTVVFGGFSADALASRITDCGAKVVITADGGYRRGAPSALKPAVDEAVTKLEDDELASKVLVVRRTGQDVDWDDDRDVWWHEAVDNASADHEPELHDAEHPLFVMYTSGSTGKPKGILHTTGGYLTGTSFTHWEVFDLKDDDVYWCTADVGWITGHSYMVYGPLANGATQVMFEGTPEKGRWWQIVQDYKVTLFYTAPTAIRTFMKQGREIPDAYDMSSLRLLGSVGEPINPEAYVWYREVIGGDRCPVVDTWWQTETGQIMISPLPGVTAGKPGSAMKALPGIAADVVDDDAQSVGNGNGGYLVLKEPWPAMLRTLWGDDERFKDTYWSRWKGLYFAGDGAKLDDDGDIWLLGRVDDVMNVSGHRLSTTEIESALVSHPKVAEAAVVGAADETTGQAVCAFVILRDSAGDGGEDIVEELRKHVAKEIGAIAKPRQIMVVAELPKTRSGKIMRRLLKDVAEDREVGDVTTLADSTVMDLIKSKSSGSSED; this is encoded by the coding sequence ATGCACGAGGACCGCCGCTTCGAACCACCGGCCGGGCTCGCGGCCGACGCCAACGTGAAGGAGGAGGCCTACGCCCGCGCCGACTCCGACCGCGAGGCCTTCTGGGCCTCCGCCGCCGAGCGGCTGGACTGGGGCCAGAAGTGGGACCAGGTCCTCGACTGGTCGAACCCGCCCTTCGCGAAGTGGTTCGTCGGCGGCACCATCAACGCCTCGGTGAACTGCGTGGACCGGCACGTGGACGCCGGCAACGGCGACAAGGTCGCGCTGCACTGGATCGGCGAGCCTGAGGACGACACCCGCGACATCACCTACGCCCAGCTCAAGGACGAGGTCTCGAAGGCGGCCAACGCGCTGACCGGGCTCGGCGTGCAGAAGGGCGACCGGGTCGCGATCTACATGCCGATGATCCCCGAGGTCGTCGTCGCGATGCTGGCCTGCGCCCGCATCGGCGCACCGCACACGGTCGTGTTCGGCGGTTTCTCCGCCGACGCCCTCGCCTCCCGCATCACCGACTGCGGGGCGAAGGTCGTCATCACCGCCGACGGCGGCTACCGGCGCGGTGCGCCCTCGGCGCTCAAGCCCGCCGTCGACGAGGCGGTCACCAAGCTCGAGGACGACGAGCTGGCGAGCAAGGTGCTGGTCGTGCGCCGCACGGGTCAGGACGTCGACTGGGACGATGACCGCGACGTGTGGTGGCACGAGGCCGTCGACAACGCCTCCGCCGACCACGAGCCCGAGCTGCACGACGCCGAGCACCCGCTGTTCGTGATGTACACGTCCGGCTCCACCGGCAAGCCGAAGGGCATCCTGCACACCACCGGCGGCTACCTCACCGGCACGTCGTTCACCCACTGGGAGGTCTTCGACCTCAAGGACGACGACGTCTACTGGTGCACCGCCGACGTCGGGTGGATCACCGGCCACTCCTACATGGTCTACGGCCCGCTCGCCAACGGCGCGACGCAGGTGATGTTCGAGGGGACCCCGGAGAAGGGGCGCTGGTGGCAGATCGTCCAGGACTACAAGGTGACGCTCTTCTACACCGCGCCCACCGCGATCCGGACCTTCATGAAGCAGGGCCGCGAGATCCCCGACGCGTACGACATGTCGTCGCTGCGGCTGCTCGGCTCGGTCGGTGAGCCGATCAACCCGGAGGCCTACGTCTGGTACCGCGAGGTCATCGGCGGCGACCGCTGCCCGGTCGTCGACACCTGGTGGCAGACCGAGACCGGCCAGATCATGATCAGCCCGCTGCCCGGCGTCACTGCCGGCAAGCCGGGCTCGGCGATGAAGGCGCTGCCCGGCATCGCCGCCGACGTCGTCGACGACGACGCGCAGTCGGTCGGCAACGGCAACGGCGGCTACCTCGTGCTCAAGGAGCCGTGGCCGGCCATGCTGCGCACGCTGTGGGGCGACGACGAGCGCTTCAAGGACACCTACTGGTCGCGGTGGAAGGGCCTCTACTTCGCCGGCGACGGGGCCAAGCTCGACGACGACGGCGACATCTGGCTGCTCGGCCGGGTCGACGACGTCATGAACGTCTCAGGCCACCGCCTCTCCACCACCGAGATCGAGTCGGCCCTCGTGTCGCACCCGAAGGTCGCCGAGGCCGCCGTCGTCGGTGCCGCCGACGAGACCACCGGCCAGGCCGTCTGCGCCTTCGTCATCCTCCGTGACTCCGCGGGCGACGGCGGCGAGGACATCGTCGAGGAGCTCCGCAAGCACGTCGCCAAGGAGATCGGCGCGATCGCCAAGCCGCGCCAGATCATGGTCGTCGCCGAGCTGCCCAAGACCCGCTCCGGCAAGATCATGCGCCGCCTGCTCAAGGACGTCGCCGAGGACCGCGAGGTCGGTGACGTCACGACGCTCGCCGACTCGACGGTCATGGACCTGATCAAGTCGAAGAGCTCCGGCTCCTCCGAGGACTGA
- a CDS encoding glycosyltransferase family 2 protein: MPSDAAVCDLVLPCRDEAPALAALLARVPVEFAVIVVDNGSRDGTAAVAAGLGARVVVEPVPGYGSAVHAGMVAATRDYVAVMDGDGSFDPADLLPLLADVREGRADIAVGRRRPTSRGVWPWHARAGNALIAAWLRRSIGMDAHDIAPMRVCRRQALLDLDLKDRRFGYPVELLQAITRAGWRVVEHDVDYHPRAEGTRSKVSGSVVGTARTARDFMRVLR, encoded by the coding sequence ATGCCCAGCGATGCCGCCGTCTGCGACCTCGTCCTCCCCTGCCGCGACGAGGCTCCGGCGCTGGCAGCGCTGCTGGCGAGGGTGCCCGTCGAGTTCGCGGTGATCGTGGTCGACAACGGTTCACGGGACGGCACGGCCGCGGTGGCAGCAGGCCTCGGGGCCCGCGTGGTGGTCGAGCCGGTGCCGGGGTACGGCTCGGCCGTCCACGCGGGCATGGTCGCCGCGACCCGCGACTACGTCGCCGTGATGGACGGGGACGGCTCGTTCGACCCCGCCGACCTGCTCCCGCTGCTCGCGGACGTCCGGGAGGGACGAGCCGACATCGCGGTCGGCAGGCGTCGCCCCACCTCGCGGGGCGTGTGGCCCTGGCACGCCCGGGCCGGCAATGCACTCATCGCGGCCTGGCTGCGCCGCTCCATCGGGATGGACGCCCACGACATCGCGCCGATGCGGGTCTGCCGGCGCCAGGCCCTGCTCGACCTCGACCTGAAGGACCGCCGCTTCGGCTACCCGGTCGAGCTGCTGCAGGCGATCACCCGCGCCGGCTGGCGCGTCGTCGAGCACGACGTCGACTACCACCCGCGCGCCGAGGGCACCCGCTCCAAGGTCTCCGGCTCCGTCGTCGGCACCGCCCGCACGGCCCGTGACTTCATGCGGGTGCTGCGATGA
- a CDS encoding class I SAM-dependent methyltransferase, translating to MTDLSFTEVFGNALHGSPTVVVGLGAEPVALPVDMWTRPADAVDRAMVALCVDSTLDIGCGPGRMTHALQEAGHVALGIDVVDAAVTLTRQRGASALCRDVFRRVPGEGRWETVLLADGNIGIGGDPVTLLQRVLTLLAPGGRVVVEVTGPGTGLVQSWAVLDAEGQRSRPFRWATLGLDDLEAVAEQAGLAILDVHHLEDRWVAVLWDAD from the coding sequence GTGACCGACCTGTCCTTCACCGAGGTGTTCGGCAACGCCCTGCACGGCTCGCCCACCGTCGTCGTCGGGCTCGGCGCGGAGCCGGTGGCCCTCCCGGTGGACATGTGGACCCGGCCGGCCGACGCGGTCGACCGCGCCATGGTCGCCCTGTGCGTCGACTCGACCCTCGACATCGGCTGCGGTCCCGGTCGGATGACCCACGCACTGCAGGAGGCGGGGCACGTCGCCCTCGGCATCGACGTGGTGGACGCCGCCGTGACCCTGACCCGCCAGCGTGGAGCCTCCGCGCTCTGCCGCGACGTCTTCCGCCGGGTGCCCGGTGAGGGACGGTGGGAGACCGTCCTCCTGGCCGACGGCAACATCGGCATCGGGGGTGACCCGGTCACGCTGCTCCAGCGCGTGCTGACCCTCCTGGCTCCCGGCGGCCGCGTCGTCGTCGAGGTCACCGGCCCCGGCACCGGGCTGGTCCAGAGCTGGGCCGTGCTCGACGCCGAGGGCCAGCGCAGCCGGCCGTTCCGGTGGGCGACCCTGGGGCTGGACGACCTCGAGGCCGTCGCCGAGCAGGCCGGGCTGGCGATCCTGGACGTGCACCACCTCGAGGACCGCTGGGTCGCCGTGCTCTGGGACGCCGACTGA